Proteins encoded together in one Oceanobacillus iheyensis HTE831 window:
- a CDS encoding NAD(P)H-dependent flavin oxidoreductase has product MQLIDVKNQMTLPVMMAPMFLISNPNMVIRGCEAGIIGTFPALNARTTDILDEWMTEINTTLEEKRAEDPNKKIAPWGINFISHSSNKRFYEDLKLIEKHQPPIVITSLGDPSPVVSIVHSYGGMVFSDVIDLKFAKKALEKGSDGLILVANGAGGHGGTLNPFAFIQEVRTFFDGPIALAGAISQGDQVLASQILGADFAYIGTHFIATEESGANEEYRQSTIEATSQDILYTPAFSGIPANYLIPSIVKSGLDPNKLPKKEKIDFSELGDPSIRAWKDIWGAGQGVAGTTKVQSIQQVVNELQQQYEQAKNKNEIAIK; this is encoded by the coding sequence ATGCAATTAATAGATGTAAAGAATCAAATGACTTTACCAGTAATGATGGCGCCGATGTTTTTAATTTCAAATCCGAATATGGTTATTCGAGGTTGTGAAGCAGGAATTATTGGTACTTTTCCAGCTTTAAATGCTCGTACTACGGATATCTTAGATGAGTGGATGACAGAGATTAATACAACTTTAGAGGAGAAAAGAGCTGAAGATCCCAATAAAAAAATTGCGCCTTGGGGAATTAATTTTATTAGTCATTCATCAAATAAACGGTTTTATGAAGATTTAAAGTTGATAGAAAAACATCAACCTCCAATCGTCATTACGTCGTTAGGTGATCCGTCTCCAGTTGTTTCCATTGTTCATTCGTACGGTGGAATGGTGTTTTCTGATGTAATCGATCTTAAATTTGCCAAGAAAGCTTTAGAAAAGGGAAGCGATGGATTAATACTTGTTGCAAATGGTGCAGGTGGTCATGGTGGGACATTAAATCCGTTTGCTTTTATTCAAGAAGTACGGACGTTCTTTGATGGTCCAATTGCTTTAGCAGGAGCTATTTCGCAAGGTGATCAGGTGTTAGCTTCGCAAATATTAGGGGCTGATTTTGCTTATATTGGGACTCATTTTATCGCAACCGAAGAAAGCGGAGCGAATGAAGAATACCGACAATCAACGATTGAGGCAACCAGCCAAGATATACTCTATACGCCTGCATTTAGCGGGATACCAGCAAACTACTTAATACCAAGTATAGTAAAATCAGGACTTGATCCTAATAAACTACCAAAGAAGGAGAAAATAGATTTTTCTGAGCTTGGTGACCCATCAATAAGAGCATGGAAAGATATTTGGGGTGCTGGTCAAGGTGTAGCAGGAACAACAAAAGTACAGTCAATTCAACAAGTAGTTAATGAACTTCAGCAACAATATGAGCAAGCCAAAAACAAAAACGAAATTGCTATTAAGTAA
- a CDS encoding long-chain fatty acid--CoA ligase encodes MMNTQLTLASMIKHTEKYFPKKEVISRTLAGIQTFTYEETVQRMKRLGHALESLGIKKGDRVGTFAWNHHRHLEAYFAVPSMGAILHTINIRLAPEDLVYIINHAEDKVILVDEDLLPLIERVADQLAHVEAYIVMTDRENLPETSLTSVYSYESLLERADSEYEFTTELNEEDPAGICYTSGTTGRPKGVVYTHRGIYLHSMALGMTDTVGLSETDTTMPVVPMFHVNAWGMPFAATWFGATQVLPGPMPTPQVLAQLIDEYKVTTTAGVPTIWLGLLKELESGNYSMKSLRNILCGGSAAPKSMIKAFETKYNIPFLHAYGMTETSPLVTVSRLKSYQHNIDSEERLELRSKQGMVVPGIEIRAINENGDVTRDGEDMGELIIRGPWIADQYYKDDRSADTFHDGWLHTGDVVTIDEEGTIKIVDRTKDLIKSGGEWISSVDLENALMAHEDIFEAAVVAIPDPKWQERPIACVVCKENAQLTKEDVLQFLQPQFAKFWLPDEVIFMNEIPKTSVGKFLKKALRDQVKETLSIKDE; translated from the coding sequence ATGATGAACACGCAATTAACTCTAGCATCGATGATTAAACACACGGAAAAGTATTTTCCAAAGAAAGAAGTGATATCAAGAACGTTAGCCGGTATACAGACGTTTACATATGAAGAGACAGTTCAACGTATGAAACGCCTTGGTCATGCTTTAGAGTCTCTTGGTATTAAAAAAGGTGATCGAGTAGGTACGTTTGCGTGGAATCACCATCGCCATCTTGAAGCATATTTTGCTGTTCCGAGTATGGGAGCAATATTACACACAATAAATATTAGATTAGCGCCGGAAGATTTAGTTTATATTATCAACCATGCTGAAGATAAAGTGATTCTAGTTGATGAAGATCTATTGCCATTGATTGAAAGAGTTGCGGATCAATTAGCACATGTGGAAGCTTATATCGTTATGACAGACCGAGAAAATCTACCTGAAACTAGTTTGACTTCTGTCTACTCCTATGAATCACTCTTAGAAAGAGCGGATTCAGAATATGAATTTACAACTGAATTAAACGAAGAAGATCCTGCTGGAATTTGTTATACCTCAGGAACAACAGGTAGACCTAAAGGAGTGGTGTATACTCATCGCGGAATTTATTTACACAGTATGGCTTTAGGAATGACAGATACAGTTGGATTATCAGAAACGGATACAACAATGCCAGTTGTCCCAATGTTTCATGTGAATGCTTGGGGTATGCCATTTGCTGCCACTTGGTTTGGAGCAACACAAGTATTACCAGGTCCAATGCCAACACCTCAAGTATTAGCTCAATTAATTGATGAATATAAAGTGACAACCACTGCTGGCGTTCCAACGATATGGCTAGGGCTGTTAAAAGAATTAGAGTCAGGCAATTACTCGATGAAAAGTTTAAGAAACATACTTTGTGGTGGATCTGCTGCTCCAAAGAGTATGATAAAAGCATTCGAAACAAAGTATAATATACCATTTTTACATGCATATGGGATGACAGAAACATCGCCTTTAGTTACGGTCTCCAGATTAAAAAGTTATCAGCATAATATAGATTCGGAAGAACGACTAGAGTTGCGTTCCAAACAAGGTATGGTCGTTCCTGGTATTGAAATTAGAGCGATTAACGAAAATGGAGATGTTACCCGAGATGGGGAAGATATGGGGGAATTGATAATTAGAGGCCCATGGATTGCCGATCAATATTATAAAGATGATCGTAGTGCAGATACATTTCACGATGGTTGGTTGCATACAGGAGATGTTGTCACGATAGATGAAGAAGGGACTATAAAAATTGTCGATCGCACAAAAGATCTTATTAAAAGCGGAGGAGAATGGATTTCCTCTGTTGACTTAGAAAACGCTTTAATGGCACATGAAGATATATTTGAAGCTGCTGTAGTAGCGATACCAGACCCTAAGTGGCAAGAACGTCCGATTGCATGTGTAGTATGTAAAGAAAATGCACAACTGACGAAAGAAGATGTATTGCAATTTTTACAACCTCAATTTGCAAAATTCTGGTTGCCGGATGAAGTTATATTTATGAATGAAATTCCGAAAACATCCGTAGGTAAATTCCTGAAAAAAGCATTGAGAGACCAAGTGAAAGAGACACTATCTATTAAAGATGAGTAA
- a CDS encoding CaiB/BaiF CoA transferase family protein, whose protein sequence is MPLSNIRVLDLTRLLPGPYCSMMLADFGAEVIKIEQPNGGDYLRNFDPKYGNEDSVLFQSINRNKKSVCLDLKDDEDRQSFLELLASADILIESFRPGVMKNLGLDYDTLKEYQPSLIYCSLTGYGQTGPYKDKAGHDINYLSTAGILQMMSDNKKKPVLPSVQMADIGMGAYPAVIGILMAYIHRQNTGVGQYIDVSMLDGAVSWLHMLLPATFHGQSMNREKSLLYGGYACYQIYETKDRRYLSMGGLEDKFWSTFCRVIGKYEYVSQLHASLEIQREMITSIQHVIKKKTLDEWMILFDGEDACVTALQTLDELVVDPHVASREMIIDKGGMKQIGIPIKMSETPGEIRRTSPTLGEHNEELLNRAKKIY, encoded by the coding sequence ATGCCGCTTTCCAATATAAGAGTTTTAGATTTAACAAGACTACTACCCGGTCCTTATTGTTCGATGATGCTAGCAGATTTTGGAGCGGAGGTAATCAAGATAGAACAACCGAATGGTGGAGATTATCTACGTAATTTTGATCCTAAATACGGAAACGAAGATAGTGTTCTTTTCCAGTCAATAAATAGAAATAAAAAGAGTGTTTGTCTAGATTTGAAAGATGACGAGGATAGACAGAGCTTTCTAGAATTACTAGCTAGTGCTGATATATTAATAGAATCTTTTCGTCCAGGAGTAATGAAAAATCTTGGTCTTGACTACGACACACTAAAAGAATATCAACCTAGTTTAATTTATTGTTCTTTAACTGGTTATGGCCAGACAGGACCATATAAAGACAAAGCTGGACATGATATTAATTACTTAAGTACGGCAGGTATCCTTCAAATGATGAGTGATAATAAGAAAAAACCCGTATTACCATCTGTTCAAATGGCAGATATAGGAATGGGGGCTTATCCAGCAGTAATCGGAATTTTAATGGCGTATATTCATCGTCAGAATACTGGAGTGGGCCAGTATATTGATGTCTCCATGTTAGATGGGGCGGTTTCCTGGCTCCATATGCTGTTACCTGCAACCTTTCATGGCCAGTCGATGAACCGAGAGAAATCACTGCTTTATGGTGGGTACGCATGTTATCAAATATACGAGACGAAAGATCGCCGCTACTTGTCCATGGGCGGATTAGAAGATAAATTTTGGTCAACGTTTTGTAGAGTTATCGGTAAATATGAGTATGTATCACAATTACATGCTTCACTTGAGATTCAACGAGAAATGATTACCTCTATCCAACATGTCATCAAGAAAAAAACATTAGATGAATGGATGATTTTATTTGATGGGGAAGATGCATGTGTTACAGCATTACAAACCCTAGATGAGCTAGTAGTAGATCCACATGTTGCTTCCCGAGAAATGATTATTGATAAAGGGGGGATGAAACAAATCGGAATACCGATTAAGATGTCTGAAACCCCGGGAGAAATCCGGAGAACTTCGCCAACTCTTGGTGAACATAATGAAGAACTATTAAACCGAGCAAAAAAAATATATTAA
- a CDS encoding thiolase family protein, which yields MREAVIVEAVRTPVGKRNGSLSEIRAEDLAAMPLKELVTRTGLDSGLIEDVIMGCVTQSGEQAFDIGRQAALIAGYPIEVPGTTIDRQCGSSQQAIHFAAQAILSGDMDIVVAAGIESMSRVPMGSNQQGVKLSKSLTTKYEIINQGLSAERIAKQWNISREEMDVFALESHQKAIEARNNGYFTEQLMSVEITRADGTKVSIDSDEGPRENSSMDKLAGLSSPFEKNGSVTAGNASQISDGAAALLIMSREKAQELGLKPRFRIIARSVIGSDPTLMLTGPVSATKKVLEKANVKLEEIDVFEVNEAFASVPLMWLKETGADPKKMNQDGGAIALGHPLGASGARLMTTMLHTLERTGGRYGLQTMCEGHGMANATIIERLD from the coding sequence ACGGTTCACTTAGTGAAATTAGAGCAGAGGATTTGGCAGCGATGCCTTTAAAAGAGTTAGTAACTCGTACTGGATTGGATTCAGGATTAATTGAAGATGTCATTATGGGTTGTGTCACCCAAAGTGGTGAACAAGCCTTTGATATAGGCAGGCAAGCTGCTTTAATCGCTGGATATCCGATAGAAGTTCCAGGCACAACAATAGATAGACAATGTGGTTCGAGTCAACAAGCTATTCATTTTGCAGCTCAGGCAATTTTAAGCGGAGACATGGATATAGTTGTTGCTGCTGGAATAGAAAGTATGTCTCGTGTTCCGATGGGGTCAAATCAACAAGGAGTAAAGCTAAGTAAATCATTGACGACGAAATATGAAATTATTAATCAAGGATTGTCGGCAGAAAGAATTGCAAAGCAATGGAATATTTCCCGAGAAGAAATGGATGTATTTGCTTTAGAAAGCCATCAAAAAGCAATTGAAGCCAGAAACAATGGTTATTTTACAGAACAACTTATGTCAGTAGAGATCACAAGAGCTGATGGAACAAAAGTGAGCATTGATTCTGATGAAGGTCCAAGAGAAAATTCCTCAATGGACAAATTAGCTGGATTATCATCGCCGTTTGAAAAGAATGGTAGTGTAACTGCTGGGAATGCGAGTCAAATTAGTGATGGTGCAGCTGCATTATTGATTATGTCCCGAGAAAAGGCACAAGAATTGGGGTTAAAACCACGCTTTCGAATTATAGCTCGTTCTGTAATTGGATCAGATCCAACATTAATGCTAACTGGTCCTGTCTCTGCTACAAAAAAGGTGCTTGAAAAAGCAAATGTAAAGTTAGAAGAAATCGATGTATTTGAAGTGAATGAAGCGTTTGCTTCTGTGCCTTTAATGTGGCTGAAAGAAACGGGAGCGGATCCGAAGAAAATGAATCAAGATGGAGGTGCGATTGCATTAGGGCATCCTCTCGGTGCTAGTGGTGCCCGATTAATGACTACTATGTTGCACACATTGGAAAGAACAGGTGGAAGATATGGTCTTCAAACGATGTGTGAAGGACATGGTATGGCAAACGCCACCATTATCGAAAGATTGGATTAA